One segment of Candidatus Nitrospira nitrosa DNA contains the following:
- a CDS encoding glycosyltransferase produces MSPKRILFLATGLYAGGAELMLLRLLSRLDRQRFMPSVISLIQLGPVSEKIERLGISVRSLGMQPGKPNLVSIGRLLRWIRQDRPHVMQTWMYHADLLGGVAARLAGHIPIAWGVRHSDPLTQGYGPLTVPTVKLCARLSRWIPKRIVCCSEASREAHVAFGYTADKMVVIPNGVDLTALKPDPVARRLTRQALGIPTEASVIGLVGRFHPQKDHQNFVCAAKRLVSMRPSVHFILCGEGVTWNNRELAAWIDDAGIRENCRLLGRREDVPQLMASFDLATSSSCFGESFANVVSEAMSCGVPCVVTDVGDSAHIVGPTGIVVPPRDAEALARAWEHMLNLGQEQLLRTGLQARQRIKDNFDLPNIVDRYQTMFDDLAISRVA; encoded by the coding sequence ATGTCACCCAAACGGATTTTATTCCTGGCGACCGGCCTTTACGCAGGAGGAGCTGAATTAATGTTACTTCGGCTGCTTTCGCGCTTGGATCGACAACGCTTTATGCCATCGGTCATCTCCCTTATCCAGCTCGGGCCGGTCAGTGAAAAAATTGAGAGATTGGGAATTTCCGTTCGATCGCTCGGGATGCAACCAGGCAAGCCAAACTTAGTGTCCATTGGGCGTCTCCTGCGCTGGATTCGTCAAGACCGTCCACATGTCATGCAAACCTGGATGTACCACGCAGACTTACTCGGGGGTGTGGCAGCTCGACTGGCAGGACACATTCCGATCGCATGGGGAGTCCGGCACAGTGACCCACTTACTCAAGGGTATGGTCCGCTGACGGTTCCCACGGTCAAACTCTGCGCTCGGTTGTCCCGCTGGATTCCCAAACGGATCGTCTGTTGTTCTGAGGCATCCCGTGAGGCTCATGTGGCCTTCGGCTATACAGCCGACAAAATGGTGGTCATTCCCAACGGTGTCGATCTGACGGCATTGAAACCCGATCCAGTGGCGCGCCGGTTGACTCGACAAGCTCTCGGGATTCCCACTGAGGCCTCCGTGATCGGCCTCGTGGGACGATTTCATCCCCAGAAAGACCATCAGAATTTTGTGTGCGCCGCAAAACGTCTCGTCTCTATGCGACCATCGGTCCATTTTATTCTCTGCGGCGAAGGTGTGACCTGGAACAACCGAGAACTTGCCGCATGGATTGATGATGCCGGGATTCGTGAGAACTGTCGTCTACTCGGACGCCGTGAGGATGTGCCGCAACTGATGGCCTCGTTTGATTTGGCGACATCCTCGTCCTGCTTCGGTGAAAGTTTTGCAAATGTGGTCAGTGAAGCGATGAGTTGTGGGGTCCCTTGTGTGGTGACAGATGTTGGTGATTCAGCTCACATCGTAGGGCCGACCGGCATTGTGGTTCCTCCTCGAGATGCAGAGGCATTGGCGCGAGCTTGGGAGCATATGCTTAACCTCGGTCAAGAGCAGCTGCTCCGAACAGGCTTGCAGGCGAGACAACGGATCAAAGACAATTTTGATCTGCCGAATATAGTCGACCGTTACCAAACAATGTTTGATGACCTTGCAATCTCACGTGTCGCTTAA
- a CDS encoding WD40 repeat domain-containing protein has translation MIFLLFLLMMLMPLHSWAFLTDSVVYPEPARPSLPTAGSKATDPVFGSTILRVTDAGDGSGDCMTFYSNMPSLNVNNTKIAAQCRVVGPKRFKVWDFNASTMTRSNGRTQSNPITGAQEYFPQWSRTTSNKFTVCAQMNLVEVTIPDGTSTLWTNTILHSFTTDFPGATSVTQHSVSNNDDVFAVMSNTGGYAVWRRSTNSILLKVTNVTGLNEVEIDKSGRYLVVRRSGATAVWDLQVGPTQTQVSPTLAFSHRAMGNRIVGSSCNYRRLCVRNLATPNTVTFILPRDLWAYYTQDDHFGMPSGTDAWMTASRYSPAGGSVHQAFDNEIVQIATDGSNRVRRIAHHRSVVLNNNYDAQPKASVSRDGNFITFTSNWGNPSGRKDLYLVRVQ, from the coding sequence ATGATATTCCTGCTCTTTTTGCTGATGATGCTGATGCCTCTGCATAGTTGGGCTTTCTTGACCGACAGCGTTGTCTATCCAGAGCCAGCTCGGCCTTCCCTGCCCACCGCTGGCTCGAAGGCAACGGACCCCGTGTTTGGGTCCACTATCCTGCGCGTGACAGATGCCGGAGACGGCAGCGGTGACTGCATGACGTTCTATTCGAATATGCCCTCCCTGAATGTCAACAACACCAAAATCGCGGCGCAATGTCGAGTTGTTGGACCGAAACGCTTCAAGGTCTGGGATTTCAATGCGTCGACGATGACACGCTCCAACGGACGCACCCAAAGCAACCCGATAACAGGAGCCCAAGAGTATTTCCCGCAATGGTCCCGCACCACTTCCAACAAATTTACCGTATGCGCGCAAATGAATCTGGTTGAAGTGACCATTCCCGATGGGACATCGACCCTCTGGACGAATACAATCCTGCACAGTTTCACAACCGATTTCCCCGGCGCAACCTCCGTAACCCAGCATTCCGTGTCGAACAATGATGATGTGTTCGCTGTGATGTCCAATACCGGGGGTTATGCCGTCTGGAGGCGCAGTACGAATTCCATCCTGTTGAAAGTGACCAACGTAACCGGTCTCAATGAAGTGGAGATTGATAAGAGCGGCCGTTATCTCGTGGTCAGGAGAAGTGGGGCAACAGCTGTCTGGGATCTGCAGGTCGGACCGACCCAAACACAAGTGTCGCCGACACTGGCTTTTAGCCATCGCGCCATGGGAAATAGAATCGTCGGGAGTTCCTGTAACTACCGTCGGCTGTGCGTGCGGAACCTGGCAACGCCTAACACCGTGACCTTCATACTGCCGAGAGATTTATGGGCCTACTATACTCAAGATGATCACTTTGGCATGCCGAGTGGCACTGATGCCTGGATGACTGCCAGCCGCTATTCACCCGCCGGAGGGTCTGTGCATCAAGCGTTCGACAACGAGATCGTGCAGATCGCCACTGATGGGTCGAATCGAGTGCGACGGATCGCCCATCACCGCAGTGTCGTGTTGAACAATAATTACGATGCTCAACCCAAGGCATCGGTGAGCCGCGATGGAAACTTCATTACTTTTACGAGTAATTGGGGGAACCCCAGCGGGCGTAAAGATCTGTATCTCGTTCGGGTCCAATGA
- a CDS encoding SGNH/GDSL hydrolase family protein, which translates to MSKNHTLLVIFISALISLVMCEAGLRAVGISYPIFSRIDDDLGSTLRPHTEGWWKREGEAFVRINSAGLRDREHAMPKPDHVLRIAVLGDSFAEAMQVPMEDTFWAVAEREIRTCTAMVGREPEIINFGVSGYGTAQELIMLRRRVWAYAPDVVLLAITPTNDVRNNSRALEKDDRRPYYFFKDGQLVEDTSFRHEGGFWLRSSSFGQVVTQARDSLRIFQLTIEALRRVMSPSRATDAQSVHAGQLLEGMTRVSGYQGEESPWLQGEAGLDMETYVEPQESIWKEAWQVTEYLIKQMHAEVEGRGKAFMAITVSSGPQVGPDQAGRRMLERRLGVSDLFYSENRIRALGDNRFEVLALAPLFQAYAEENRIFLHGFPNSGLGLGHWNIAGHHLAGQLIAQKLCKYLGVLQPA; encoded by the coding sequence ATGTCGAAGAATCACACACTCCTAGTAATTTTCATCAGCGCGCTGATCAGCCTCGTGATGTGTGAGGCTGGGTTACGAGCGGTCGGCATTTCCTACCCGATTTTCTCTCGAATCGATGATGACCTGGGTTCAACGCTGCGCCCCCACACCGAAGGATGGTGGAAACGAGAGGGTGAAGCCTTTGTCCGAATCAATTCGGCGGGACTCCGGGATCGCGAACATGCCATGCCCAAGCCGGATCATGTTCTGCGGATTGCGGTATTGGGAGACTCTTTCGCAGAGGCTATGCAGGTGCCGATGGAAGATACATTCTGGGCGGTTGCGGAGCGAGAGATCAGAACATGTACAGCCATGGTCGGTCGGGAGCCGGAGATCATTAACTTCGGAGTTTCCGGATATGGCACCGCGCAAGAATTGATTATGCTGCGCCGCCGAGTATGGGCCTATGCGCCGGATGTCGTCCTTCTGGCAATCACTCCCACTAACGACGTTCGGAATAATTCCCGAGCCCTAGAAAAGGACGACCGGAGGCCGTATTATTTCTTTAAGGATGGGCAGCTTGTCGAAGATACGTCGTTCCGCCATGAAGGTGGATTCTGGTTACGCTCCTCCTCATTCGGGCAGGTCGTAACGCAAGCCCGGGACTCGTTGCGAATTTTCCAACTAACGATCGAGGCACTGCGGCGGGTGATGTCACCGAGTCGGGCCACAGACGCACAATCAGTCCACGCTGGCCAACTGCTAGAGGGAATGACCAGAGTATCTGGCTATCAAGGGGAGGAATCCCCATGGTTACAAGGAGAAGCTGGTCTAGATATGGAGACATATGTGGAGCCACAAGAGTCTATCTGGAAAGAGGCCTGGCAAGTCACGGAGTACCTCATCAAGCAGATGCATGCAGAGGTCGAAGGCAGAGGCAAAGCATTTATGGCTATCACGGTGAGTAGTGGTCCTCAGGTGGGTCCTGATCAAGCCGGACGGAGGATGTTGGAGCGTCGTTTGGGTGTATCGGACCTTTTTTATTCCGAGAATCGAATACGGGCTCTGGGAGATAATCGTTTTGAGGTGCTTGCTCTCGCTCCGCTGTTCCAAGCCTATGCCGAGGAAAACCGCATCTTTTTGCATGGTTTCCCTAATTCTGGACTTGGACTCGGTCATTGGAATATCGCAGGGCATCATCTGGCAGGACAACTGATCGCTCAAAAACTTTGCAAGTATCTTGGGGTGTTGCAGCCCGCCTAG
- a CDS encoding O-antigen ligase family protein, producing the protein MTSTLFRNTLAVIAVALFYSNLHAYLHRTYEVVAPWQWVLAFLVLSLPLLVRQVMSSEILRLPIVGWCFLYLWVTLVWFLFGSQSDMAWQEVRWRILAIFEILGFLAIFMDGKAHLCARLTLVAAVHVGIVINVFELFAPNTFSDVSGRSAGLYVNANMSAEALVLGMILGITVVPSWYRGAFIVLTGVGVCVTYSRAGLIGWLIVVGGLMLGQFISARHLVRIGLVTVCLLTLVLLPKADQILTTLERVGTLNADTQERLAWFMDPLEVDDKSGRSRKSVAREAWERVTEQPFFGGGTGSVHKGLDIQPHNQFLSHMIDHGFFGAMLMPMLLLALIWQGEGERRRIVFIFSVVTLWFGFFTHTFLNNAHSLLLIALVAALVAIPVRPKAKTKQSGQVANSDRGRFTTVLVPSQY; encoded by the coding sequence ATGACGAGTACCCTTTTCCGTAACACCTTGGCGGTGATCGCAGTTGCGCTCTTTTACAGCAACCTTCATGCATACCTGCACAGGACGTACGAGGTCGTGGCGCCGTGGCAGTGGGTTCTCGCTTTCCTTGTTCTGTCCCTGCCACTACTGGTTAGGCAGGTGATGTCGTCCGAGATTCTCCGACTTCCGATTGTGGGGTGGTGTTTCCTGTATCTCTGGGTCACGCTCGTCTGGTTTTTGTTCGGGTCACAGTCGGACATGGCCTGGCAGGAAGTGCGATGGCGGATCCTCGCCATATTTGAAATTCTCGGTTTTCTCGCGATTTTTATGGATGGCAAGGCGCACTTATGCGCGCGACTCACGCTGGTGGCGGCGGTCCATGTTGGCATCGTGATCAATGTCTTTGAACTCTTTGCCCCCAATACATTCAGCGATGTCTCTGGACGATCCGCCGGCTTGTATGTGAATGCCAATATGTCCGCGGAAGCACTCGTCCTTGGAATGATTCTTGGCATCACGGTGGTACCCTCCTGGTATCGCGGCGCGTTCATTGTCCTCACAGGCGTTGGTGTGTGTGTGACCTATTCTCGGGCGGGACTGATTGGGTGGCTTATTGTGGTAGGGGGGCTGATGCTGGGACAGTTCATCAGCGCGAGGCATTTGGTCCGGATAGGTCTCGTGACGGTCTGCCTTCTCACCCTCGTGCTGTTGCCGAAAGCCGACCAGATTCTCACCACGCTGGAAAGGGTTGGCACGTTGAATGCGGACACACAAGAGCGACTCGCCTGGTTCATGGATCCACTTGAAGTGGATGATAAATCAGGCCGATCACGCAAGTCTGTTGCCCGAGAAGCTTGGGAACGAGTAACCGAACAGCCGTTCTTCGGTGGCGGAACTGGGTCGGTACATAAGGGACTAGACATCCAACCGCATAATCAGTTCCTGTCGCATATGATCGATCATGGCTTTTTCGGAGCAATGCTCATGCCGATGCTTCTGCTGGCTTTGATCTGGCAAGGTGAAGGAGAGCGTCGGCGAATTGTCTTTATCTTCAGCGTCGTGACACTGTGGTTTGGTTTCTTTACGCACACATTCTTGAATAATGCGCACAGCCTTCTCCTCATAGCCCTGGTCGCGGCACTTGTAGCAATACCTGTCCGTCCGAAAGCAAAAACAAAACAAAGCGGGCAGGTTGCCAATTCAGATCGTGGTCGTTTTACCACCGTTTTGGTGCCTTCCCAGTACTGA
- a CDS encoding glycosyltransferase, whose protein sequence is MHILFLIRSLDCGGAERQLVVLARELHQRGHKVSVAVCYSGGPLEVDLKDASVRIIPLDKRGRWDVVGFLVRLIRAVRSERPDLLYAYIVDFMTVFVQPFLRSMKIVWSIRSSNMDYSRYDWLCGPSYALNCWLSKSADLIISNSYAGRRVRVADGYPAERIVVIPNGIDTNRFYPNVEARERIRTQWRVGEDEFLIGLVGRLDPMKDHETFLQAAMLLLQECNQVRFVCVGDGALEYKTALQDRAQKLGLSDHMMWVGRQSEMPHIYNALDLLVSSSSYGEGFANVLGEGMACGVPCVATDVGDSGLVIGDTGQLVPPKDPSALKAAMRQVLDAKPRASEIRHRIVEHFTLENLVLTTEQTLLALCHQPISKPVPSREHKPVC, encoded by the coding sequence ATGCACATTCTCTTTCTTATCCGTTCGCTGGACTGTGGCGGGGCGGAACGGCAGCTGGTTGTTCTGGCTCGCGAGCTCCATCAGCGTGGACACAAGGTCTCCGTTGCTGTGTGCTATTCCGGAGGACCGCTGGAAGTCGATCTGAAGGACGCTTCCGTCCGGATCATTCCCCTCGACAAGCGAGGACGGTGGGATGTGGTGGGGTTTCTTGTTCGACTGATCCGAGCCGTGCGTTCGGAGCGGCCAGACTTGTTGTATGCCTACATCGTGGATTTCATGACGGTGTTCGTACAACCCTTTCTACGTTCGATGAAGATTGTCTGGAGCATTCGCAGTTCAAATATGGACTATAGCCGCTACGATTGGCTTTGTGGCCCGAGCTATGCGCTAAACTGCTGGCTCTCCAAATCTGCAGATCTGATCATTTCGAATTCGTATGCCGGTCGCCGAGTTCGTGTCGCAGACGGATATCCGGCCGAGAGAATTGTGGTCATTCCGAATGGCATCGATACCAACCGGTTCTATCCGAATGTGGAAGCGCGCGAGCGGATACGCACCCAGTGGAGAGTAGGCGAGGATGAATTTCTCATCGGCCTCGTCGGCAGGCTGGATCCGATGAAAGATCATGAAACCTTCTTGCAAGCAGCCATGCTACTGCTACAAGAATGCAATCAGGTACGCTTCGTGTGCGTGGGAGATGGGGCACTCGAATACAAAACTGCGCTCCAAGACCGTGCCCAGAAGCTTGGGCTGTCCGATCACATGATGTGGGTTGGGAGGCAATCGGAGATGCCTCATATCTATAACGCCCTTGACCTACTGGTGAGTTCTTCTTCATATGGGGAAGGGTTTGCCAATGTGCTGGGGGAGGGTATGGCCTGCGGAGTGCCATGTGTGGCAACTGATGTGGGGGATTCAGGTCTGGTGATCGGAGATACAGGTCAACTCGTACCACCCAAGGATCCGTCCGCTCTCAAAGCAGCGATGCGACAAGTCCTGGATGCCAAACCACGTGCGTCGGAGATCCGCCACCGTATTGTTGAACACTTTACATTAGAGAATCTTGTTCTCACAACGGAGCAGACACTGCTGGCACTATGTCATCAACCGATCAGTAAACCCGTCCCATCACGGGAGCATAAGCCTGTCTGTTGA
- a CDS encoding glycosyltransferase family 4 protein, producing MRITLVISTFTAGGAERVMSVMANYWAERGEDMTLITLSPQPNDWYTLDRRIKRVALDALSSSAHVVQALRENVRRILRLRRALRGAQPEVIVSFLDKTNVLTLMASWGLGIPVVISERNDPREYNIGLAWSVLRSVLYRRADAIVVQSCAIRDWALKLPGIKATYVIPNPMRQTKSESKQASKPHASAHAIVAMGRLVEQKGFDILIEAFSRCAAKHSDWSLVILGEGPRRASLQTVAEDLGIGERVHLVGQVREPATILKGADLFVLSSRYEGFPNALVEAMACQLPVVSTDCSSGGPRDIIRDGVDGILVPPKDVAALANAMERLMGDQTERQRLGSRAGEVVERFSLNRVMKLWDDLLTGIARLSHA from the coding sequence ATGCGCATCACATTGGTCATTTCAACATTCACGGCTGGAGGAGCAGAGCGGGTGATGTCTGTTATGGCTAACTATTGGGCAGAGCGGGGAGAGGACATGACTCTCATCACCCTCAGCCCGCAGCCCAATGACTGGTATACGCTCGATCGTCGTATCAAGCGGGTAGCATTAGATGCTTTATCGAGCTCAGCACACGTTGTCCAAGCCCTACGTGAAAACGTTCGGAGAATTCTACGACTGCGCCGCGCATTACGTGGGGCACAGCCTGAGGTGATCGTGAGCTTTCTCGATAAGACCAATGTGCTTACGCTCATGGCAAGCTGGGGCCTTGGTATCCCCGTTGTCATCTCTGAGCGCAATGATCCCCGTGAATATAATATCGGTCTGGCTTGGAGTGTGTTGCGGTCCGTATTGTATCGGCGTGCTGATGCGATCGTGGTGCAATCATGCGCCATACGTGATTGGGCCTTGAAGCTTCCGGGAATAAAAGCCACTTATGTGATCCCAAACCCTATGCGCCAAACAAAGAGTGAGTCCAAACAGGCGTCAAAACCTCACGCATCTGCTCATGCCATCGTTGCCATGGGCCGATTGGTGGAGCAAAAGGGGTTCGATATCCTGATCGAGGCATTTAGCCGATGTGCCGCAAAACATTCTGATTGGTCGTTGGTCATCCTTGGTGAGGGGCCGCGGCGGGCGAGCTTGCAGACAGTTGCCGAGGACTTGGGGATCGGAGAACGTGTTCATTTAGTTGGACAAGTGCGGGAGCCTGCCACCATTCTAAAAGGAGCGGACCTCTTTGTATTGTCTTCTCGATATGAAGGGTTTCCGAATGCCCTGGTCGAGGCGATGGCCTGTCAACTTCCAGTCGTCAGCACGGACTGTTCCAGCGGCGGACCACGTGACATCATTCGTGACGGGGTCGATGGCATTCTGGTTCCACCGAAGGATGTGGCGGCTTTAGCCAATGCCATGGAGCGATTGATGGGGGACCAAACGGAACGTCAACGGCTTGGAAGCCGAGCGGGCGAGGTTGTCGAGCGCTTCAGTCTAAACAGAGTCATGAAGTTATGGGACGACCTTCTGACTGGGATCGCAAGGCTATCCCATGCGTGA